One Misgurnus anguillicaudatus chromosome 20, ASM2758022v2, whole genome shotgun sequence DNA segment encodes these proteins:
- the pdk2b gene encoding pyruvate dehydrogenase kinase 2b: MKFVRFMMRNAAMLNVPKHIDYYAKFSPSPLSMKQFLDFGSTNACEKTSFAFLRQELPVRLCNSLKEINLLPDPLIMTPSVQLVHSWFAQSLMEILEFQNENPDDPRVLEEFVEVLKAIRNKHNDVVPTMAQGVIEYRDAFGADCATSQNIQYFLDRFYMNRISIRMLINQHTLIFDGTSKPSHPSSIGCIDSCCDVTEVIRDAYECAKMLCEQYYLGSPELELREINAKNKSQPIQISYVPSHLYHMVFELFKNAMRATIENHEASSTLPPIKVKVALGQEDLSIKISDRGGGVPFRKIERLFSYMYSTAPRPTLSDHQRTPMAGFGYGLPISRLYARYFQGDLLLYPIEGYGTDAVVQLKALSTDSIEKLPVFNKTALRHYKSSHEADDWCVPRKDPLNLSMYKVEK; this comes from the exons ATGAAGTTTGTAAGGTTTATGATGAGAAATGCTGCCATGTTAAATGTGCCGAAGCACATCGATTACTACGCAAAGTTTTCTCCATCACCTCTTTCAATGAAGCAATTTTTGGATTTTG GATCCACCAATGCTTGCGAGAAAACATCGTTTGCTTTCCTAAGACAAGAGCTCCCGGTGAGACTTTGCAACAGTTTGAAGGAAATCAACCTTTTACCAGACCCTTTGATCATGACCCCATCTGTTCAGCTGGTTCATAGCTG GTTTGCTCAAAGTCTAATGGAGATCCTTGAATTCCAAAATGAAAACCCAGATGACCCAAGAGTACTTGAAGA GTTCGTGGAAGTTCTTAAGGCCATTAGGAACAAACACAATGATGTGGTGCCCACCATGGCCCAAGGCGTCATCGAATATAGAGATGCATTTGGTGCGGACTGTGCCACAAGTCAGAACATTCAGTACTTTCTGGACCGCTTCTACATGAACCGAATCTCCATCCGCATGCTCATTAACCAGCATA CTCTGATTTTTGACGGCACTAGCAAACCGTCACACCCCAGCAGTATCGGGTGCATTGACTCctgttgtgatgtcacagaAGTCATCAGAG atgCCTATGAATGTGCTAAAATGCTCTGCGAGCAGTACTACCTCGGATCACCTGAGCTGGAGCTCAGAGAGATTAATGCAAAGA ACAAGTCCCAGCCAATCCAGATATCCTACGTTCCTTCTCATCTCTACCACATGGTTTTTGAGCTCTTCAAG AACGCAATGAGAGCTACTATCGAGAATCACGAAGCAAGCAGCACGCTGCCACCTATAAAAGTCAAGGTAGCTCTGGGACAAgaagacctgtcaatcaaa ATTAGTGATAGAGGTGGCGGCGTGCCATTCAGAAAGATTGAACGTCTTTTTAGCTACATGTATTCGACAGCACCCAGACCAACACTTAGTGACCATCAGCGGACGCCAATG GCTGGCTTTGGTTACGGCCTTCCCATTTCCCGACTCTACGCACGGTACTTCCAAGGGGATCTTCTGCTTTATCCAATAGAGGGGTACGGTACTGATGCCGTAGTCCAACTTAAG GCCCTGTCTACAGATTCCATCGAGAAGCTTCCCGTATTTAATAAAACCGCCCTGCGGCACTACAAATCCAGCCATGAGGCGGACGACTGGTGCGTCCCTCGCAAGGACCCGCTGAATTTGTCTATGTACAAGGTCGAAAAGTGA